One genomic segment of Gymnogyps californianus isolate 813 chromosome 8, ASM1813914v2, whole genome shotgun sequence includes these proteins:
- the LOC127018982 gene encoding uncharacterized protein LOC127018982 — MEMEDASIPTTPLVGTKAERLQASTTASPGDVTVTQREHHNMSLSVNSSTEVPSPTPTASTLEENQPNHEVTEPFSTTEEMDDTSSATPTLPLNSVPATTNSSQLGPFDGQTVGPTAARSETRPGTSPVGATEESTMEPRTSSAPISTVGSTPSATASSTVTVRPSVTSSTSTSTAAIPTNTSTLEQPLEPVHEKASVLDVDDDKNSELPSSPLADTTRADPLVITVISVFIVMVGILGLVGFLRYRQHNSRMEFRRLQDLPMDDMMEDTPLSLYSY, encoded by the exons ATGGAGATGGAGGATGCCTCCATCCCTACCACCCCCCTGGTAGGCACCAAGGCAGAGAGACTGCAAGCTTCCACCACTGCCAGCCCCGGGGATGTCACAGTTACACAGCGTGAGCACCACAACATGAGCTTGTCAGtcaacagcagcactgaagtCCCCTCCCCTACCCCGACCGCCAGTACTCTGGAAGAAAACCAGCCCAACCATGAAGTCACAGAGCCTTTCAGCACAACTGAAGAAATGGATGACACCAGCAGTGCAACCCCCACGCTTCCTCTGAACAGTGTGCCAG CAACAACTAACAGCTCTCAGCTGGGACCTTTTGATGGGCAGACCGTGGGGCCCACAGCAGCAAGGTCTGAAACTAGGCCAGGAACGAGCCCGGTGGGTGCCACAGAGGAGAGCACCATGGAGCCCAGAACCTCCTCTGCTCCCATCTCCACCGTAGGGAGCACGCCCTCTGCTACTGCCTCCAGTACTGTGACAGTGAGACCCTCTGTGACCAGCTCCACGTCTACCAGCACAGCTGCCATCCCCACCAACACATCTACACTGGAGCAGCCATTAGAGCCCGTGCACGAGAAAGCTTCTGTGTTGGATGTTGATGATGACAAAAATTCAG AGCTACCCAGTTCTCCTTTGGCCGATACAACGAGGGCTGATCCCTTGGTAATCACCGTGATCTCCGTCTTCATTGTCATGGTGGGCATCCTAGGCCTGGTGGGCTTCTTGAGATACCGCCAGCACAACAGCCGCATGGAGTTCCGGCGCCTGCAGGACCTGCCCATG GATGACATGATGGAGGACACCCCTCTCTCACTCTACAGCTACTAG